The genomic region GCCGAAGATCAACGTGCTCAGGGCACCGAGCGTGCTGGTGAGCGTCGCGACGCGCGTGCGCCGCTCGCGCACCTCGCCGGCCAGCACCGCCCAGCGCGCGCCGCGTTCGCGCTCGACACCGAACAGCTTTAGCGGGGTGATCGCGCGCAGCGTCTCGACCAGGTGCGCTTGCTCCTTGCCGCTGAAGGCGAAGCCCTCCTCCGACGCCTGCAGCATCGGTTGCCAGGTCACCCAGCGCACTGCGGCGTAAGCGCCCACCGCCAGCACCACGATACCCGCGAGCAGCGGCGAGTAATGCAGCATGATGGCCAGCGCCGCCAGGCCGAACAGTGCGTCCAGCACCGCCTCCAGCGCAGTGGACGTGAGCGTGCGGCGGATATCCTCGGTGGCGTTGAACCGGCTGATCACGTCGCCCAGGTGGCGATGCGCGAAAAAACGCACCGGCAGCCGGATCAGATGATCGAAGATGCGGCGCTTCCATTCGAACGAAAGCGTTTCGCCGAAGCGCACGGCGAGACGGCCGCGAGCCCAGCCGAGCATGGACTGGAGCGCGAAGAACGCAGCGAACGTCAGCGCAAGCACGTTCAACAGCTCCACCTGCTTCTGCCCGATGACGCGGTCCACCACCCATTGGCCGAGCAACGGCGCCGTGAGCGCCGCCACCTCCAGCCCGAGCGAGATCAGCAGCAACAGCCCGACCGAGCGGCCGAAGCCCGGAGTCGCCGCAACGTAGCGCCGCAGGGTCAGGCTGGGCGGTATGCGGGTCAGCGTCGGCTCGCCATCGGGCCACAGCTCCATGGCATAGCCGGTGAAACCGCGCGCAAGCTGCGCCGGGGTCAGCACCCGGCGACCCACGGCGGGATCGAGCACGACCACATCGCCCCGACGGCCGACCGACTGCAGCACGACGAAGTGGCGGTGCTCCCAGTGCAGGATGGCCGGCAAGCGCAGCTCGCCGAGGTCGGCCGGTGCCACCTCCACCGCTTGCGCGGCGAGCCCCAACGCGCCCGCGTCCTGCAACAGTCGCGCGAACGAGGTGCCCCGACTCGCCGATGGCAGCTGCCGGCGCAGGTCTCGAAGCGTGAATCGACGGCCATGGGCGGACGCCACCATGGCCAGTGCGGCCAAGCCGCATTCGCCGGACTCGGCCTGCCTGACAAGCCGTACGCGCGTCACCGCGATGGTTCCTGCCCGGCAAGCGCACTCGGCGACGGGGCTTCGGCCGGCAGCAGTTCATCGAGGCTGAAGTGGAACGCCTCGCGGCCATGCAGCAGACGATCCAGCAACAGGGCGACGCCCGCAGTGCCATCGATGTAGGTCGCGGAGACGGTACCGCCCAGCCGGGCGGGCATTGCCGCGCCGCCGTGGGCGGCGACGCGGAAGTGACGCAGCGCCCCGGCGGTGCGCCAGGCCAGATCGGCATAGTCGGGACGCGCAAGGAAGGTCGCCGCGTCGAGCAGGCAGTGGGTCAGGCCCGCCAGCCCGGGGCCCAGTCCGGCACAGACGGTGTAACGCTGCGCCACGGTCGGCAGCGCTTCATGGATGAACTGCTCGAGCGCGGCGTCGCCGGTGAGACGGTGCAGCCGCAGCGCGACGCTGACGATGCCGGCCGTGCCCACTTCCAGATAGGGGTAGATGATGCTTGCATCGCCGCCCGTGGCCTGCTTCGGGAATCCGATCGAAACGCCGACCTTTCGGGAAAAGCCCAGATCGTGGCGCAGCCCGGCGAGCGCGGTGTCGAGCAGAACGGGGTCGCCCAGCGCGCAGTACGCGTAGGCCAGGAACAAGGCGATCCCGGTCGCGCCGTCGTGCAGACCGATCCGCAACGGCTCGCCGCTCGATTCCGTGGCCCCGGGCCAAGCCACGGTGGCGCCCTTCCATCGGGCGTCCTCGACCAGCACCGCGCAGATCTCGCGAACGCGGCGCAATGCGAGCTCGTCGCCGGTGCGCCGCCAGAGGCGCAACGACACCAGCCCGATCCCCGCCAATCCGTAGCCGAGCGAGCAGTCCGCGTACAGCAGCGGATGGTCGTCGCAGGCGGCCAGCAGCGTGGTGGCGGCCAGGTCGTCGCCCGCCTCCATGCAGGTCCAGGCACCGCCCACCAGCCCGTTCAACAAGCCGGGGGTCTCGGCTCCGGCCAGCAATCGTCGGTACACATGTCGGGCAAGGTCCCGGCCTGTGGGCATCCCCAACCTGCACTGCACGAAGGCGATACCGGCGAGGCCGTGGTCGAAGGCGAGCAGTTTGTCCTCGTGGCCGGGATCCATCCCGAACAGCGGCTCCGCACGCGACAGGTCGACGTGCTCGCGCAGGAAGCCCGAGAGGTCGGCGAACAACGCCTGCAATTCCGCGCGCTCCGAATGTCGCGGCGCATCTTCCATCGCATGCGCGCGCGTCGCGTCGCTTCCGCGCAACAGCGCAAGCGCGTCCTGCAGGCTTTCGGCATCACCGGAAAGCAACCGCTTCGACGCGGCACCGTACGCGGGATCCAGACCGTAGTCCCGCTCGAGCGATCCGAACACCAGGTCGGCAAAGCCGTCCACAAGCGGCAGGTTGCAGGCGCTGGGGCAGAGCATCGCCAGCAGCACCGCGCCGATGCCGATCACGTCGTCGCGCAGTTCCGCGACGGGACGGTTGAGGCGTTCGTTGAATGCGTAGCCGGGAGTGAACGCGTTGTGGCCCCGGTCGATGGCCGGGCGGAACGCGGTCTCGAAGTCGATCAGCACGAAGCGGCCGGTCGACTCGTGTTCGATGATGTTGTTCGTTGAAACGTCGCCATACACGACGCCGCGCGCGTGCATCGCCTGGACCTTGCCGATCAGATCGATGGCGACGCGATGCGCCAGTCCGAACCATGCGCCCAGGTCGGCTGCGGTCGACTGCGAATGCAGCGTCGCGCATTTGCCGACGATGATCTGGCGCAGGCTGCGCCCCGGCACATGGCTGATGACCAGGAACGAATGGCGCCATTCCTCGAAGAAATCGATGGCGCGCGGCGCAAGGTCCAGCCCGTCGAGCGTGCGAAGGACTTCGTATTCGCGCCGCCGCCGTAC from Lysobacter sp. harbors:
- a CDS encoding protein kinase/lanthionine synthetase C family protein, with amino-acid sequence MSHPVQLFHQPDTAYQPEADYRSVVLPRLPRRWRLLTGHMWTQVVSPIPSRLTQGWKIHLSATLEDAVRALEIVTAIAPARQTEFKFAADPARHLRLLSKNVPRQTGGKFITIYPSSDELFGELLETLHAACGDLRGPYVLSDSPYKDSSVLSYRYGGFHNFSEVNVFHERKSLVLDGNYRFVEDQRLPNFVVPPFARTPSCVLDADASTETADGPPASGTEDPSEDVAGPVLLNGRYEVLGVLKQSNIGGVYLARDRESGEQLVLREARPFTDPDLHGQDAVVRRRREYEVLRTLDGLDLAPRAIDFFEEWRHSFLVISHVPGRSLRQIIVGKCATLHSQSTAADLGAWFGLAHRVAIDLIGKVQAMHARGVVYGDVSTNNIIEHESTGRFVLIDFETAFRPAIDRGHNAFTPGYAFNERLNRPVAELRDDVIGIGAVLLAMLCPSACNLPLVDGFADLVFGSLERDYGLDPAYGAASKRLLSGDAESLQDALALLRGSDATRAHAMEDAPRHSERAELQALFADLSGFLREHVDLSRAEPLFGMDPGHEDKLLAFDHGLAGIAFVQCRLGMPTGRDLARHVYRRLLAGAETPGLLNGLVGGAWTCMEAGDDLAATTLLAACDDHPLLYADCSLGYGLAGIGLVSLRLWRRTGDELALRRVREICAVLVEDARWKGATVAWPGATESSGEPLRIGLHDGATGIALFLAYAYCALGDPVLLDTALAGLRHDLGFSRKVGVSIGFPKQATGGDASIIYPYLEVGTAGIVSVALRLHRLTGDAALEQFIHEALPTVAQRYTVCAGLGPGLAGLTHCLLDAATFLARPDYADLAWRTAGALRHFRVAAHGGAAMPARLGGTVSATYIDGTAGVALLLDRLLHGREAFHFSLDELLPAEAPSPSALAGQEPSR
- a CDS encoding peptidase domain-containing ABC transporter — encoded protein: MTRVRLVRQAESGECGLAALAMVASAHGRRFTLRDLRRQLPSASRGTSFARLLQDAGALGLAAQAVEVAPADLGELRLPAILHWEHRHFVVLQSVGRRGDVVVLDPAVGRRVLTPAQLARGFTGYAMELWPDGEPTLTRIPPSLTLRRYVAATPGFGRSVGLLLLISLGLEVAALTAPLLGQWVVDRVIGQKQVELLNVLALTFAAFFALQSMLGWARGRLAVRFGETLSFEWKRRIFDHLIRLPVRFFAHRHLGDVISRFNATEDIRRTLTSTALEAVLDALFGLAALAIMLHYSPLLAGIVVLAVGAYAAVRWVTWQPMLQASEEGFAFSGKEQAHLVETLRAITPLKLFGVERERGARWAVLAGEVRERRTRVATLTSTLGALSTLIFGLETVAVFYFGAAMVIAPGAGMTVGMLVAFVAYKAQFTARMSRFIDHASDFRMLTLHFERLADIADETPECVDAEVPDEAASTPGTVPAHASGDCDAGGSPTLELRDVWFRYADTEPWILRGVQLRVDAGEMLAIVGPSGSGKSTLLKVLLGLMPPTRGAVLYQGKPIEASGIAAYRRAVAAVMQDDLLLSGSVAQNICFFEAEPDTARMEDAARKACILNDVIQLPLGFDTEVGDLGSSLSGGQRQRIILARAIYRQPRVLVLDEATSHLDLVAEQIVSRELSAMALTRIVVAHRPATIRDAHRVLRLDGGTLSPLEGGTAALAELSTA